A stretch of Coccidioides posadasii str. Silveira chromosome 2, complete sequence DNA encodes these proteins:
- a CDS encoding uncharacterized protein (EggNog:ENOG410PQ7D~COG:A~BUSCO:13635at33183), with protein sequence MSLIDEFHDSLPYIDGEIAPEVRSEIDKLIAVELPAGHRTTLHSSIPTLPEPKFSALIQSELERKANSRPITGGVDLSRYEAPEVPSTEGKDQATILSDWRETLRKAYTASSHLSARQENLSLLEAHGKNAWLIGNAQLEEILRQVEKEIQETKQATDEVNRERKMRQETARGEIEGLEDAWKRGVSGIINVELAAEKLRMEILEKRRQQARS encoded by the exons ATGTCGCTAATCGACGAGTTCCATGATTCCCTGCCGT ACATCGACGGTGAAATTGCTCCCGAAGTCCGCAGCGAAATAGACAAGCTTATCGCTGTCGAATTACCAGCCGGGCACCGAACCACCCTCCACTCTTCGATTCCAACGCTCCCAGAACCAAAGTTCTCAGCCCTCATCCAGAGCGAGCTTGAGCGCAAGGCCAACAGCCGCCCCATAACTGGCGGAGTAGACCTGTCCAGATACGAAGCCCCAGAAGTGCCCTCGACCGAAGGGAAGGACCAAGCAACCATCCTGAGCGATTGGCGCGAGACTCTACGAAAAGCGTACACTGCTAGCTCACATCTATCTGCAAGACAAGAgaatctctctctgctgGAGGCCCATGGAAAAAATGCGTGGTTGATTGGTAATGCGCAGCTAGAGGAGATTCTACGACAGGTCGAGAAGGAAATACAGGAGACGAAGCAGGCTACGGATGAGGTGAATAGGGAGAGGAAGATGAGACAGGAGACCGCGAGGGGCGAGATCGAGGGCTTGGAGGATGCCTGGAAACGCGGTGTTAGCGGAATAATTAACGTGGAGCTCGCCGCAGAGAAATTGAGGATGGAGATCCTGGAAAAAAGGCGGCAGCAGGCAAGGTCTTGA
- a CDS encoding uncharacterized protein (EggNog:ENOG410PJ6K~COG:T~BUSCO:1965at33183) — MARLGIITCLVSFFLGSFFVIQLLSNPGVSQQRRWLRFPSSQRAGRARYGDIDDDVYLLGVGKADITGPVAEIIFMGYANSEQVGSGLRQRLYSRAFIVGSRENPENRFVYIVLDTVAGDTAIRDGILKGLAELGGEYVHYGQHNLALTGTHSHAGPGAWLNSLIPQISTNGFNKESYQAIVDGTILSIKRAHESLAPGRLSFASGQLDNTSINRSPFAYLANPEEERARYNGDTEKQFSLLRFDREEDDKTIGVLTFYSVHGTSLYRNNTLVSGDNKGVASYLFERGVRHDHRFAKDFVAGFSQSSVGDVSPNIEGAFCEDTGLPCKFEDSTCNGKAVLCHGRGPFFREKDEGSKSCFEIGRRQFFAALNLYGKMDRQTVRGSSAVSSFHTFQDFSKYKFISPFNKSRELTSCSAALGFAFAGGTTDGPGYFDFTQNGTDSPSTRNPLWNFARDLLHPPTKQQKECHSPKKILLDVGELHFPYQWTPNIVDIQLLRVGQVVIIVSSGEVSTMAGRRWREAVAKTAKHALDISEPIVLLGGPANTYVHYITTEEEYGIQRYEGASTLHGPHTLAAHVNLTLTYLPNLAEDATSLPPVPPGPSPEVNTNRSMSFILPVVLDTPPIQKNFGDVLSGPSSDQVFRPGDIVKTKFVAANPRNNFRLEGTFAAVERQTGRNTWEVVRDDSDWNLVYHWGRKSPGLSSSAVTIEWEIENDYYSIGSPRVQSGTYRMIYYGDAKGWDGKIRGFKGTGPSFKVSA; from the exons ATGGCCCGCCTCGGCATAATTACATGCCTTGTCAGCTTTTTTCTTGGAAGCTTTTTTGTGATCCAACTCCTCTCCAACCCCGGTGTCTCGCAGCAGCGAAGATGGCTCAGGTTCCCCTCGAGCCAAAGGGCTGGCAGGGCACGGTATGGTGACATCGATGACGATGTGTATCTACTCGGCGTGGGAAAGGCCGACATTACTGG GCCTGTCGCCGAGATCATCTTCATGGGCTATGCGAATTCGGAGCAAGTCGGCTCCGGACTTCGCCAGAGGCTCTATTCCCGCGCTTTCATCGTTGGAAGCCGCGAGAATCCAGAAAATAGATTTGTGTATATCGTCTTGGATACCGTCGCTGGTGATACAGCCATCAGGGACGGAATCCTGAAGGGCCTTGCCGAGCTTGGCGGCGAGTACGTCCACTATGGTCAGCACAACCTGGCCCTGACTGGAACACACTCGCATGCAGGCCCTGGAGCGTGGTTGAACTCATTGATCCCGCAGATAAGCACTAACGGGTTCAACAAAGAGAGCTATCAAGCCATCGTTGATGGTACGATCCTCTCAATCAAAAGAGCACATGAATCCTTGGCCCCTGGGCGACTGAGCTTCGCGTCGGGCCAGCTTGACAATACCAGTATCAACAGAAGTCCGTTCGCATATCTCGCAAATCCAGAGGAGGAGCGGGCTCGATATAATGGAGACACCGAAAAGCAATTTTCGCTCCTAAGATTTGACCGTGAAGAAGACGACAAGACAATTGGCGTGCTCACGTTCTATTCGGTGCACGGGACCTCGCTGTACCGAAACAATACTCTTGTATCAGGTGATAACAAGGGAGTCGCTTCCTACCTCTTCGAACGCGGCGTGCGACATGATCACAGGTTTGCGAAAGACTTCGTTGCTGGATTTTCTCAATCATCCGTTGGAGATGTCTCGCCAAACATCGAGGGCGCATTTTGCGAGGACACTGGGCTTCCCTGCAAATTC GAGGACAGTACATGCAATGGAAAAGCGGTTCTATGCCACGGACGCGGGCCCTTCTTCCGTGAGAAGGACGAGGGTTCAAAGAGCTGCTTCGAAATTGGTCGGCGCCAGTTTTTCGCTGCCCTGAATCTTTATGGTAAGATGGATCGGCAGACCGTCCGGGGATCGTCTGCGGTCTCTTCGTTCCACACATTCCAAGACTTTTCCAAATACAAGTTCATCTCACCGTTCAACAAGAGCAGAGAATTGACCTCTTGCTCTGCTGCCCTTGGTTTTGCTTTTGCTGGTGGAACTACCGACGGGCCGGGGTACTTTGATTTCACCCAAAATGGCACAGACTCTCCAAGCACGAGAAATCCGCTCTGGAACTTTGCCAGAGACCTTCTCCATCCGCCAACTAAACAGCAGAAGGAGTGCCACAGCCCAAAGAAAATTCTCCTGGACGTGGGCGAGCTTCACTTCCCTTACCAATGGACGCCAAATATTGTGGACATCCAGCTTCTCCGCGTTGGTCAGGTGGTCATCATCGTGTCTTCCGGGGAAGTCTCGACGATGGCTGGTCGTCGCTGGAGGGAAGCTGTGGCGAAAACCGCCAAACATGCTCTCGATATCTCAGAACCCATCGTTCTCTTGGGCGGCCCAGCAAACACCTATGTCCATTATATCACCACTGAAGAGGAATACGGCATCCAACGCTACGAGGGTGCCTCGACTCTCCACGGCCCACACACGCTTGCGGCTCATGTAAATCTAACCCTCACTTATCTCCCCAATCTTGCAGAAGACGCGACCTCTTTGCCACCTGTTCCACCAGGCCCGAGCCCGGAGGTCAACACCAATCGATCGATGTCTTTTATCCTTCCCGTCGTCCTGGATACACCACCGATCCAGAAGAACTTCGGAGACGTGCTTTCGGGCCCATCTTCAGACCAGGTGTTCCGGCCCGGTGATATCGTTAAAACTAAGTTCGTGGCTGCCAATCCACGGAATAACTTCCGACTTGAAGGCACTTTTGCCGCCGTTGAACGGCAGACCGGCCGGAACACATGGGAGGTTGTCCGTGACGATTCGGACTGGAATTTGGTGTACCACTGGGGACGCAAGAGCCCTGGACTCAGCTCCAGTGCGGTTACCATCGAATGGGAAATTGAGAACGACTATTACTCTATCGGCTCTCCGAGGGTCCAGAGCGGCACCTACCGCATGATATACTATGGAGATGCGAAAGGTTGGGATGGAAAGATTCGTGGATTCAAGGGAACTGGTCCAAGCTTCAAAGTTTCTGCTTAA